A single Cucumis melo cultivar AY chromosome 4, USDA_Cmelo_AY_1.0, whole genome shotgun sequence DNA region contains:
- the LOC107990890 gene encoding KH domain-containing protein HEN4-like, protein FTTRLLVPTSRIGCLIGKGGAIIIELRRFTKANTRIPSKKNLPKVALEDDEMVQLDIWELDVAKEALVHIVTKLRANLFYREDALLVVLFVLLYLPLSADGSNSLSYDGREGKRHGRGHSYSSGYEGFNDLVGDVYGSYRGL, encoded by the exons TTCACAACCCGTCTTCTTGTGCCTACCTCAAGAATTGGTTGCTTAATTGGTAAAGGTGGAGCTATCATTATAGAGTTGAGAAGGTTCACCAAGGCTAATACTCGAATACCGTCAAAGAAAAATCTCCCCAAGGTTGCCTTAGAAGATGATGAGATGGTTCAG TTAGATATATGGGAACTTGATGTTGCCAAGGAGGCTCTTGTACATATAGTGACCAAGCTTAGAGCTAACCTTTTTTATAGAGAAGACGCTCTCTTAGTCGTTTTGTTTGTTCTGTTGTATCTTCCTCTGTCAGCTGATGGTTCAAATAGTCTTAGCTACGATGGTAGAGAAGGTAAAAGACATGGGCGTGGGCATTCATATTCAAGTGGTTATGAGGGTTTCAATGATTTGGTTGGTGATGTTTATGGAAGCTACAGAGGCTTATAG